In one window of Anaerolineales bacterium DNA:
- a CDS encoding pyrimidine 5'-nucleotidase: MGARGEWAPGYYISKAYPFIPISRIITPVHFESLYFDLDDTLYPASSGLWDAIRGRMNIYMQKFIDRPVDEIAKIRQQYLEQYGTTLRGLQAYYEVDTEEYLAFVHDLPLEEFIKPDPQLRQLILSLPQKRWIFTNSDRNHASRVLKILGLDDCFDGIIDILAVEFACKPDKAAYQKALQIGRDDDPQRCVIFDDSLRNLAPARELGFFTILVGKNGSDPQVDRVIPSLHELTHHLPELWEKAR, translated from the coding sequence CTGGGGGCAAGAGGTGAATGGGCACCCGGATATTATATATCAAAGGCTTATCCATTTATTCCAATATCCCGTATAATAACCCCCGTGCATTTCGAGAGCTTATATTTTGATCTGGATGATACCCTTTACCCGGCTAGCAGCGGCCTATGGGATGCTATCCGCGGGCGAATGAATATTTACATGCAAAAATTCATCGATCGTCCCGTGGATGAGATCGCGAAAATACGCCAGCAATACCTTGAACAGTATGGCACGACCTTACGAGGCCTGCAAGCGTACTATGAGGTAGATACAGAAGAGTACCTGGCTTTCGTCCATGATCTTCCTCTGGAAGAATTTATTAAGCCTGACCCCCAACTCCGCCAGTTAATCCTTAGCCTTCCACAAAAGAGATGGATATTCACTAATTCTGACCGTAACCATGCGAGCCGGGTGTTAAAAATCCTGGGTCTGGATGATTGTTTCGACGGAATCATCGATATCCTGGCGGTAGAATTTGCCTGCAAACCTGATAAGGCTGCTTACCAAAAAGCGTTACAAATAGGCAGAGATGACGATCCTCAGCGGTGTGTGATTTTCGACGACTCGCTTCGCAATCTTGCTCCCGCTCGAGAGCTGGGGTTCTTTACCATCCTGGTGGGTAAAAATGGCTCAGATCCACAAGTCGACCGGGTGATACCTAGTTTACACGAGCTCACCCACCATCTGCCTGAATTATGGGAAAAGGCGAGATAA
- a CDS encoding DNA mismatch repair protein MutL, translated as MDKPLIYNIRVPIHLLPPEIASQIAAGEVVERPASVVKELIENSLDAGANQITIHVREAGTRLVQVADNGCGISADELLLSVERHATSKLSSADDLFRIETLGFRGEALASIGSVSHLTISSRSSGAEMGCRLLVEAGVAGELKQVGIPAGTLVTVENLFFNVPARLKFLKHPSTERRHIDELVTRYAMAYPKVKFQLYQDERPVLMTSGNGNRREILAGLYGVEVARQMLEVLAEEDEASIDGFISPISLTRSNRREIVFFVNGRPVHDPALGSALVQAYHTLLMVGRYPLAMLFLHLPADTVDVNVHPTKAEVRFKDADRIFRAIQRAVRRALLAHTPIPSLGGSIHWMPPSTNGASARQIDPAWGFSADTKEDALSSVSPGLGQTIPPPAKQPGLVGASMPLLRLVGQIASTYLVAEGPDGLYLIDQHAAHERVLFESFMTMWHEARQDSLEKRTPRIPSQTLLQPVTVDLPPASARLIETELPTLNQLGFQVELFGRGSYLVRAIPAILTGMDPGAALAVIVEDFEEDETPLQAESEARIIARVCKRAAVKAGQSLTLDEQTRLLGDLEACQSPRTCPHGRPTMIHLSVDLLERQFGRRGAR; from the coding sequence ATGGATAAGCCTTTGATATATAATATCCGGGTGCCCATTCACCTCTTGCCCCCAGAAATTGCCTCCCAGATCGCGGCTGGAGAGGTAGTCGAAAGACCTGCCTCCGTGGTAAAAGAGCTAATCGAAAATTCCCTGGATGCGGGTGCCAACCAGATCACTATCCATGTCAGGGAAGCTGGTACGCGCCTGGTGCAAGTTGCTGATAATGGCTGTGGTATCTCAGCTGATGAGCTGCTATTATCGGTGGAGAGGCATGCCACCAGCAAGCTCAGCTCTGCAGATGACCTGTTCAGGATTGAGACCCTGGGTTTCAGAGGTGAAGCCCTGGCATCGATTGGTTCCGTCTCGCACCTGACCATAAGTTCCCGTTCCAGTGGCGCGGAAATGGGATGCCGTTTGCTTGTCGAAGCTGGCGTAGCTGGTGAACTAAAACAGGTGGGGATACCAGCTGGGACGCTGGTCACGGTGGAAAACCTATTTTTCAACGTCCCAGCGCGTTTGAAGTTCCTGAAGCACCCAAGCACAGAACGGCGTCATATTGATGAGCTGGTTACACGTTATGCTATGGCGTACCCTAAGGTGAAGTTCCAGCTGTACCAGGACGAACGTCCGGTGTTAATGACCAGCGGGAATGGCAACCGGCGTGAGATCCTGGCAGGGCTATACGGTGTGGAAGTTGCCCGACAGATGCTGGAAGTTTTAGCGGAGGAAGATGAAGCCTCGATCGACGGTTTTATCAGTCCAATCAGCCTGACGCGCTCCAACAGGCGAGAAATCGTATTCTTCGTCAATGGACGTCCTGTCCATGACCCGGCTCTGGGGTCAGCTCTCGTTCAGGCGTACCACACATTGCTGATGGTTGGACGTTATCCATTGGCGATGTTGTTTCTGCATTTACCAGCCGATACGGTGGATGTCAATGTTCATCCAACCAAGGCTGAAGTGCGATTTAAAGATGCCGATCGGATATTTCGTGCAATCCAGAGGGCAGTCAGGCGAGCGCTCCTGGCGCACACCCCAATTCCCTCACTCGGCGGTTCGATCCACTGGATGCCACCTTCCACAAACGGAGCCTCAGCCAGACAGATTGATCCAGCTTGGGGCTTTTCGGCAGATACGAAAGAAGATGCTTTATCGTCTGTTTCGCCTGGACTTGGACAAACGATACCACCTCCCGCGAAGCAGCCTGGGCTGGTCGGAGCAAGCATGCCCCTCCTTCGTCTGGTAGGTCAGATTGCATCCACTTACCTGGTGGCTGAGGGACCGGATGGCTTGTACTTGATCGACCAGCATGCCGCTCATGAACGCGTGCTATTTGAGAGCTTCATGACCATGTGGCATGAGGCCAGACAGGATTCGTTGGAGAAACGGACTCCACGAATACCCTCCCAAACTTTACTGCAACCGGTAACTGTCGATCTACCGCCTGCCAGTGCCCGTTTGATAGAAACGGAGCTACCCACATTGAACCAGCTTGGCTTTCAGGTCGAACTTTTCGGCAGGGGCAGCTATCTTGTCCGTGCCATCCCGGCCATATTGACCGGTATGGATCCTGGGGCTGCCTTGGCAGTCATCGTGGAAGATTTCGAAGAAGATGAAACCCCACTGCAGGCGGAATCGGAAGCCAGGATCATTGCCAGGGTGTGTAAGCGGGCAGCCGTCAAAGCCGGTCAGTCCCTCACCCTTGACGAACAAACCAGGCTGCTGGGTGATCTTGAAGCTTGCCAGTCGCCGCGTACCTGCCCGCATGGTCGCCCAACCATGATCCATCTTTCGGTTGACCTGCTTGAACGCCAATTTGGGCGAAGAGGGGCTAGATGA